AAGTCTGGATGGACACCCACTTCTAACTGGCTCCGCTGCTCGCTAGACTCtggatattttgtttcccttttctttcctctcagcTTGAGCCCAGCCTGTTTGGCAACAGAGCGAAGGTGAAGAAATCCTGGGAGACCTGGAGACAGAGTTGCTTGTTTTTTCTGCCACTGGCAACGGAAGTTTGAGGACCAAGAACATAAATGAGAATTTTTCTATCTACTCCAGGTCCATGCTGTATCTTGAAGGAGAGCCTGggagaggagaaaaatgaaaagagccTCGTTCCCCAGGAGACCAAGCAGGAAATCAAAGAGATTGTAGAACGGAGGCAAGACAGGAGGAATAAGGGCTGAGGTACTGTGGGATTcctcaaaacaaatacaaacttcTGTCTAGGGTTTGAGCCAGCTGGTTTTTGTTGATAGtggcagtttttgttttgttttgtgttttgttttttgtttattttgatttatttatttagagttcCTAGTGTGGGATTTTTActgttgtgggggtggggtgtgtgatAAGTTAGTATAGTGTTaggtctgcccaatctaggcacatAGTTTATAACTGTAACAACTGGATCATGTGTTTTCATGTGGGCTTATTAGGGTTGGAAATTCCAGAAACATCTGTGTTAGGGTTTGTTGGTAAATCCTGATGGGATATGTTAGCCAAATAATACAATTTGATTGGTGGATTTTGGTGTGTGGTCTCAGGAGGAGGAAGCGGCCAAATAAGGAACTGGGTCTTCAGGGCTCGCTTTAGGAAGGTAATGTGGTGGGTTAGCAagtgagagagaagggaaagggcagAACTTGTAGGTGCCAAGTTTGCCCTGCTTAACCCTCTTAGAGCGCCCTTCAGAAGAAGCCTCTGTTGGGCGCCTCGGATGCTCGCCACAGGAGTTTTCATGAGCGGAAGCTGTTGTCTGAGgtcacatgcatttttttttaaagtttcacatGATAGTGACAAAGCAAATCAGACACAGGTGGGAAAAGAATAGAATAgaagccttcttcttcttcctccctctttttttttttttttttttttttttttttggttttttggatgtgcttttttcgagacagggtttctctgtgtagccctggctgtcctggtcactccgtagaccaggctggcctcgaactcagaaatctgcctgtctctgcctcccaagtgctgggattacaggcgtgcgccaccaccgcccggcaaaggTGCAGCTTCTCCAGGGGGATTTCATTCACACCGTGTttcacacacacagtgttttgtGGAGAcgatagaaacaaaacaaaacaaaacgaacaaaacaaacaaaaaatggcatCGGGAGTTCCAGAGAAGGGACTGTGAGCTAGAGATGGCTCGGTGAGCAAGAGTGACTTCCCTGAGGCCTGACCAACTGACTCTTGCAAGGTGTTTTCCAATCCACAGGTGCTCCACGGCCTGTGTGTTTTCACAAATACGCCTaccaaaaaaaaatacttaattgttaaaatggaataaaaaattaactctGAAGTTCACTATGCcctcctgtcccttcctctccATTACTTCAACATTTTATTCGCCGCAGAAATTACCGAATTCCTAGACTCTTTTCCAGGGGGAAACTATCTACGTGGCTTCTGTCTAAGCTGGACTAGCAGGGACTTTCCTCTTGTGTAGAATTTATATTCTTACTCCATCAACTCTAAATGCCAGAACCAAATTACTCAGGAAATGTTCACGAGGAAACAGGAATTACACTTTAAGGAAACAAAACCGCAAGTTCCCAAGTTTTAACCTGTTTCTCAAGATGGAGCTAAGCAGAGAAATACGACAAAATTACACGGAGCAACAGGACACATGGGAAGTGTATTAGGAGGGAAGGATAACGCGGCACAGAGGCTGCGTCTgcgtggaggagggggaggggaaaaccgAGAGAAAGCGAGGCTTTTTATTGGGGTGGTGGCGCATGCGCAGGAGGACGGCAACAATAGGAATGCGCCACCTTTGGATAGCTAGTGATGACTTGTCCTGCTTGTCCAGGCTGACAGTGAGCTGCTTGAGGACCCCATTGTCACCAGGTCCCCTTGGGCTGGCCGTGGAGGTGCCTGATTGCCAACCCCTCACATATGAAGCCTAACAAATGACCCTAATTAATTAAACTAATTAAGCCCTTTGGAAAGAATTCtagccctcctctcctccctgggcTTTTCACTGAAGTATTTGCTAGAAcatcatttttactttttctgtctTTTGACATCATTAACAGGCTGCACATCATTGGCCAGTCGCACATGACGTCTGACAGCGGAGATGGGGAAAGACGAGCTCCTCTCAGGCACCAAACAGGTGATCATCatacttttaaagttaaaattagaaatcacagtttgtttgtttgtttgtttgtttgtttgtttttgggggtgTACATAGACTGTAGTATGCATGTACAGGATCAGTTCACCATCAGCCACATAGCTGCCAGTTAGAGCGTGTCTTAAGCAAGAGGAGTTCTGAAGAGCTGCAGCTAGTGTTTGTCACCTCAGAGGCACTACGGCAGAGGATTACTTTGACGGAAATAGTCAACTTTTAAGTATGTTTATGAAAGGACTTCATAATGTGTATGTGCACAACTTCctgtttgtatatgcatatgcaagcCAGTACTCTCACAGCgagaaagaagagataatatTACATAATAGTATATAATATTCTATAATAATAGTATATAATATTCTATAATAATAGTATaagtggccaggcagtggtggagcatgcctgtaatcccagcactctgggaggcagaggcaggtggatttctgagttcgaggccagcctggtctacagagtgagtttgaggacagccaggaatacacagagaaaccctgtctcgagaaacagTGGATTAGCATGAGCACGCAGCCTAGCTATGTACACCTCGTTCACAAGGTGGAGCGTCTATCTAATGTGCCCAGTATGTTGGGCTAGATCCCCAGCAGTCCGTGAAACCTGTCTGGTGGTGCACATTTACAATCCTAGCGCTctggaaatggaaacaaaaagatcagaagttcacaTTCATTCCTAGCTACCTATTAAAAACAGCTTATGAGACGTGAGACTCTTGTCTGAAGAAACTCGTGGGATTGGAGCGATGACTCTGAGGTAAGAGtacatgctgctcttccagaggacctgggtttagttccttGAAcctacatagcagctcacaagcatccataactctagttccaggggatcccctgacctcttctgacctccaagatcACAGCATACATatggcacatagacatacatgcaggcaaaacattttaaaaacataaaatttaaaaacataaaaatctattattttgAGGTACACATAATAAACAGGATTTGAAAATGAAGCACATTATTTATGCAGCAGAAAAAGAGACTATTTCACATAATGATGATTCACATTGTGAGTCACCGagtggtgctgggaaccgaacctccTCTGCCACAGCAGCCCTGgagttttgcctgcctgtgtgtctgtgtgaggctgTTGGAACAGGAGTTCCAGTTTTGAGGATCTGTAGGtgcgtaggtgctgggaatccaaccggAGTCCCCtggaagcagccagtgctcatgaAGGCTGAGTCATTTCTCCGGCCCTCCAGCAAGTGCTTTTTAACAGTCGCTTTGCACTCTTAGCTTTCAGGCAAGATCGGGCCCTCCCCTCATCAGCATTTTATTTGAACAGCAAACTGCAGCAGGAGAATAAAGTAGAAAGCAAGGTCCGGAAATCATCACCAAGACTCCAGAAGAAGCACATGGAAAAAACTGTCAGTGAAGAGCAGATGTACACTGGAAAGGAACCTATGGTGCATGACACCCACCCTGAGGGGactgcatttgtttttgttttgtcatttttgtttgttttctttcacttattcactttacatctggcTGACTGGCCTCCTCCacgtcacccctcccacaattctccccccattccctttctccttctcctctgagcggGTAAGTGTTACCCCCTATcttctctgcaaggctaggtgcttctcctcccactgaggccagaaaaggcagcccggttaggggaacaggacccacaggcaggcagcagactcAGGGACAGCCCCTAATCCGGTTGTTGAAGAATGCTcacgaagaccaagctgcacctcTGCTCCATAAcgtgctgggggtggggttggcCCAGGCTCAGCCCACACacattctttggtttgtggttcagaCTTGGAGAACCCCAAGGGTCCAAGTCAGTTAGTTGatgctgttggtcttcctgtggagttcataACCCCTTCGGTCCAcaattcttcctcctattcttccataagagtccccaagctctcttcactgtttggctgtgggtatctgtatctgtccGAGCGAGCTGTtgtgtgaagcctctcagaggacgagttgctcttgtctgcaagcataacaaactGTCGTTAATAGTGTCGGGCATTGCTGCCTGCCCGTGTCACGGGTCTCAggttgggctggttattgcttGGCCATTCATCCCCTCAGTCTTTGCTCCGTTCTCTGTGCTagaatttcttgtagacaggattaATTTTGGGTTGAGAGCTTTGTGGGTGGATGTCTCTTTAGGTgacgcacgcacatgcatgcatttgcagacacacacacacacacacacacacacacacacacgagggtgGGAGAGAACACATTCACGtaaaaatcctttaaaatgtagtatgtctcagggaaaaaaacagTCCACCACACTCTGCCTAGGTGGGATCAACAAAGGGCTGGGTTTGGGGAGCAGAACATGTCCTTCAACTCAGAGAAACCCTTCTTTTGGAGAGCGTTTGAGAAAAGACTACTTCTGAATGTATTCTCCTCAAAAAGCAAAGCCCCCGAGTGtagtctccctccttctcttccatacCCACCACACACAGAAGCCTAGAACTCACCAGACGTTTTTAAGCCATGTGTGCATGAGTAGGAAGACACTTGTGGCTTCTAGGGTCAGGGTCCCTACATCGCTACATCCCCATTTTCAAGTTGCACTCCCGTCTTTAGTAGCTTTGAATGAGACAAGATGAGGGGTTGGAACCATTAGGCAAAACTCAGGAGCTTTTGCCTTTGTTTGGACCCTGATGAGTTAGTTGTCTGCAGTTGTGCCTAGGCAGGGAGCAGAGGGCTGAGGTGCTTCCCCAGCTGTCCTTCCCACTGCTCCAGAGCAGGGGTGTGTTAGAGCCCAGTGTGGCCTAACTGAGAAAGATATAGAAAGGCAGCAGCAATGGCTTTCAGGGGGAGGAGCCTCACTGAGGCGGCCATTTGAACCTTTCAGAGAAATTCTTGCCCCGCccccctgccccccgcccccccccccctgtgttGTAGATAGTCAGAGTGTCTTCTTCTGAACCCAGAGTCTGTAGTTGTCTCAGGAAATCACTCCTTGTGAGTGATGCATGAGCTATTTGAATGGCAAGTACACCAAGCTGTCTGGACCCTGGTAGCTGCCTGGGCAGCCTGTAGACCTTCATACTCCTGACTGAAGAGCAGGACATCCGGAAGAGTCTTTCTGCCTGCTTCAACCCCCTTAGATTCccgcccctcccaccaccacgtCTGAGCCCTTTTACCATCTCCATATGTCAAATGTCCCACTGTTGACCCGCTAGGAGAAAGACCACGCTCGCCCTAGAGTCTTTCAAACTTAAGAATGGCTGTTTCCCTTTGTGAGCTGAATGGTTCAGATTtcacaaccaaaaaagcacaaagattttttttttttggcatttgcTTAGGTCACTTAAGAGAAGTACGGTCTCTTTAAACAACAAAACGAAACAGCCAATATCTAGGGGcaggagaaatggttcagtaggTAAGAGTGATtattgttggggctggagagatggctcagaggttaagagcactgactgctcttcaggaggtcctgggttcaattcccagaaaccacatggtggctcacaaccatctgtaatgagatctgaagtcctcttccggtgtgactgaagacagcaactgtgtactcaaataaataaaataaattcattaataaatcttaaaaaaaaggagTGGTTATTGCTAACACAGAGGACCCGAGTGCGGTTTCCcgcacccacaccaggcagctcagaaTCTCTCATAACTTTAGTTTTTTGGCCTGTGAGGTCAGTGCTTTAAAGGTagatgtgcacatatacacaaatgaaaagcaaaataaatcttttaaaatatttataaattcagGGAGGAAGATTCAAAGAATCAAGAGTCTCTTTCCCTCCCAAAATGCATAACCCTCCACAGACACTGCAGAAGTGTCGAGGAGCGGTGCTGATCTGCCTCGATGTCTCTCAGTCATCGCTGCTGACGAGAGTTTCAATGTAGGCATCCAGCTCATCGTCGGCGTTGATGTTGATGTCCTCCTGAGCCTTTTGCAGGAGCGCCCGGATGTTGGTCCTCAGCTTCTGGAGTTTCTCCTCTGTTTCCTGGAGTTTTTTCTGGGAGATGCGTAGGCTTTCCTCAGAGGCCTTGGCTTGCAAGTCAGCACAGCTTTGGTAGGAATGGCAGAGATTCTGGAGTCCGATTTCATATTGCCTGAAGCACTCTTTCAGGGGGAGAGACAGTAATTCTTCTGAATTCATAGCACCTAGCTCCTTCTTGGATATGGGGAAACTCAGGGGCATGAAATAACGTAGGCAGTTCCACAGGATTTGGACTAGGAGGTCGATGGTCTTGTGGTTGGCCATTGGGGCTGTAGTGTCCGGTTCAGTGCAGAAGCATTGAGAGGTGGAGGCCCCCTGCAGTGCCAAAGCCTGCTGGACCACAGTGTCCTCCCCCACCTTTATATCCTCTTGCTGTTCGTCAGTAATCTGGTACTCTGGAGATGGCTTCATCAGCCATACATTTTCACTGCCCTTTTCCACCCAGCAGTCTCTCGGTGTGCTATCCTTGGGCACATCCTCAAACTTGACCTTCCACCACACCACATTGTTACCCACCTCCACGGCTGTGACGTGGCCCTTGTAGCACTCTCCCTTCACGCGCACCTCCACATACAGCCCTTTATCTTTCTGAGCCGTCTTGAGGTCAGCTGGATTCTCTTCCTCAGCGCTGTCTGAGAGCTCATTTGCTAGAAGCTTTTCCTTCTTCACAGCAAACCTGCCCCGTTTACaggtcctcttcttcctgtctACTTCATCAGAGACCCGAAGACTCCGCTTACGAGCACACTTAACCAGTGAGGGCTTAACAGGTGGATCTGGCATCTCGACCACTGCAGTGTTCATGGCATTAGGGGTTACAACCTTCCAAAGGTTGTTGGAGTTGGGGACTACTGCTGGTGACAGGGATTGTACCAGAGGAGTGGGTTGGGGAATAGTTTTGACCAGGGGGCTCACTGGCTTTTGGGGTGTCTCAGGTGGCTGGAGCAGCATGGCCTCTGTTTGGTCTGCCAGAACAGGAGACTTTGGGTTGGTGCAGATGATAGAAGACCTTTGGAGCTGTCTGAGCGGCCTAGGAGCGTGCGTGCACTGGGGTCTTCTTCGGGCATTCTTTTTCACTGCACGGAAAGAAGGCTGAGGAGCCTGAGATCGGTGAGTAGGATATTTGGAGAAAGGTCTGGCAGTCACTTCCAAGGGTAACTTTTGTAGATCACTTTGGGAACGGATGGGTTTGATTGTCTTAAGGGTCTTAAGCTTCCTCTGCTGCAGGCGGATCTTCTCCGTCAGTTGTTTCTGCCGTTCTTCTTGTGTCTTTGGGGCCTTTTTTAATATCCCCAGAGGAATCTTCTGCTTCAGTTCAAAAGCCTCACACTGGGCCTGTTCGGGGTCGGGGTTCATGGAGCAAACCCAGTTGTCTGGGTAGCCTTCTTCTACAGCACTTAACTGGAACGGGAGGGTTCTCCACTTTAGACACAAACCACACTGTATGGTGGTTGGGACTTGCATGGCCCTCTTGCGTTTGAAATGCAGCTCATCAGATGGGGGTCTGTCCCAGTTAGCGGAAAGGTAGCCAAACTCATCCCAGAACTTAACGATTCCCTGCTGGGCGATGGCGATGTCCTTCCAGTACTGTGCCAGGTGATCTCCCATGGCCCGCAGAAGGTGGCGGTACTCCTTGGCATCAGCAAAGTCTTGCTTGTTGTGTGTAGGTTCCAGGACCAAGTAGGGCACATCAATGACGCCGACAACCCCAGCACAGGCCATGCCCTTTTCCAGCTGCGGGCCCACTTTCTCATACATCTTGA
The sequence above is drawn from the Apodemus sylvaticus chromosome 20, mApoSyl1.1, whole genome shotgun sequence genome and encodes:
- the LOC127670393 gene encoding ATPase MORC2B, with product MAFTNYSTLNRAQLTFDYLHTNSTTHEFLFGALAELVDNARDADATRIDIYTERREDLQGGFMLCFLDNGAGMDPNDAISVIQFGKSAKRSPESTQIGRYGNGLKSGSMRIGKDFILFTKKEHTMSCLFMSRTFHEEEGIDEVIVPLPTWNTQTREPITDNMEKFAIETELIYKYSPFHTEEEVMTQFMKISGASGTLVIIFNLKLTENGEPELDITSNPKDIRVAEISQEGVKPERHSFCAYAAVLYIDPRMRIFIQGHKVQTKKLSCCLYKPRKYTFTSSRFKTRAEQEVKKADQVVRLAEEKAREAESKARTLEIHIGGDITRDSRVMLRQVRNTAITLRREADVKKRIRDAKQQALKEPKELNFVFGVNIERRDRDGMFIYNCSRLIKMYEKVGPQLEKGMACAGVVGVIDVPYLVLEPTHNKQDFADAKEYRHLLRAMGDHLAQYWKDIAIAQQGIVKFWDEFGYLSANWDRPPSDELHFKRKRAMQVPTTIQCGLCLKWRTLPFQLSAVEEGYPDNWVCSMNPDPEQAQCEAFELKQKIPLGILKKAPKTQEERQKQLTEKIRLQQRKLKTLKTIKPIRSQSDLQKLPLEVTARPFSKYPTHRSQAPQPSFRAVKKNARRRPQCTHAPRPLRQLQRSSIICTNPKSPVLADQTEAMLLQPPETPQKPVSPLVKTIPQPTPLVQSLSPAVVPNSNNLWKVVTPNAMNTAVVEMPDPPVKPSLVKCARKRSLRVSDEVDRKKRTCKRGRFAVKKEKLLANELSDSAEEENPADLKTAQKDKGLYVEVRVKGECYKGHVTAVEVGNNVVWWKVKFEDVPKDSTPRDCWVEKGSENVWLMKPSPEYQITDEQQEDIKVGEDTVVQQALALQGASTSQCFCTEPDTTAPMANHKTIDLLVQILWNCLRYFMPLSFPISKKELGAMNSEELLSLPLKECFRQYEIGLQNLCHSYQSCADLQAKASEESLRISQKKLQETEEKLQKLRTNIRALLQKAQEDININADDELDAYIETLVSSDD